CGATCCTTTCGGGGCCTGCAGTCCCGGTGCCCGAAATGGTGGACCTCGCAAAGCGTCCGGCCCCCTGGGAGCCAGGCTACGTCACGAAAGCCTGAGCCTTGGTTCTCTCGGCTCCCGAACCGCTGACCGCGGCGCACGACGTTTCAGAGTTCGACTGCGGGAAGCCCACGCTCGACCATTGGCTCAAGACGCGGGCGCTCTCCAATCAGGAGAAGGGCTTCACGGCCGTCCTGGTCGTCCACCAAGCCAACCGTGTCGTCGGCTATTACGGCCTTGCACCGACAGCAGTCGTGCCCAGCGCGTTGCCGCGCGCCATCCGCACCGGGCAGCCGCCCGATCCGGTTCCATGCCTGCTGCTCGGCCAGCTCGCCACCGATATTGCCTGGGTCGGGCGCGGAGTCGGAACAGGCTTGGTCAAGCATGCCCTCGAGCGTTGCGTGACCGCCGCTGGTCTCGTCGGCGGTCGCGCGCTCATGGTCAATGCCGTCGACGAGGAGGCGGCTGCGTTCTGGCAGCGGCGAGGCTTCACGCCGTCGCGGGATGACCGGCTCATCCTGTTCCGGTCGATCGCCGCGATCGCGGCGTCACTGGAGCAAGCCCGAAGCTGAGCGCCACCCCGATAGGACGAGGTACGAATCTATGCCGACAATCACGCTTTCGGCCACGCCTAAGGGCAATGGATATCAGGCCACAGTCACATTGCCCGACGGTGTCTCCATCAGCTCGGCCGAGACCTATCCGTCAATCGCCGAAGCAATGACCGCCGCTGCGAAGAAGCTGCTCGACATGCCCGCCCGCTTGGAAGCACTGGACCGCACGGAGCCGCCGGTCGCGTCGTAACGCACCGAGACGCCCAATCGACCTACTTGCCGACGACTGATCGTGCCGACCCATCGGAGGCGGGCCGCCCGAGATCCCGAGAGATGCCGCTCGCCAGTTGTGATCAAGAAGCGCGAAAAGCCCCGTCACCACGACAATACCCGCTACATTCGGGAGGAGAGGTTTTCTAGCGGCCCAGTTTATTAAGACCTATTCGCGCGATAATGAAAATAACCAGGAAGAACGTGCCCAGCGTTGCAAATATCGTGCTTTCACCTGTTGCCACCTCATATCCAGATACAACAGAAACGACAATCGCCAACGTAGCCAGTGCGATGTAACTTGGGACCGGGCGCTTGATCGCGGCCACAACGACGACGATCATAGTGCATAGGTTCGCGGCAAGCGTTATTTGCGCAGCACTCACGGCTATTCCTTCATCGCGAAAATGATCGCGATTGCGTCTGCCTGCATGAATTTGGAGGCTGCCGACTGATGGCTACCTCTGTCGTGCTGGCTTGGCGGCCGGGTCCTTGGTGCGCTCTGGTTTGTTCGCAGCGCATTCGTTCTCGTGTCTCGGACACGCTCATTTTGCCGAAACCCCGACGAGGTTCCCGCGACGCCAGACTAAGCGACATGACATCCTTATGCCGGCGCTGGCGACGTCCAGGTCAAATCTGTCGGGAACATGAATCGAGGGCTCGACCTCAAGACGGGCTCCTGACTCCGAAATATTTCGCACCACGCAATTGAGGACCGAGGATTGTTGTTTGAAAATTATCCGGCCTTCGAGGAGAGTTCGGCGGCGGGGCAAGCTGCGGCGATCATCGGCAGGCTCCTGCTGAAGACCGCCGGGCTTGTCGATTGGATTGCTCATCTTCCGAGCTGCCGAGTATGTGCAGAGAACCTATGAAGCATGTCGAGCAAACGTCCACACGCTCCCAATGATTTCAAGCCGTCCTCGCGGTTAGCTCGACGCTACCGATGGCAATGATTCGTATACCTGCGTATATTGAAGGGGTGTCGCGAACTGGTTGAGACCCTTGCCATCCCCGTGCGATCCGGCGAGGCGACGGGCTCCCAGGTTGGTGAGCTTCTGAACAGCCGATTTACCGACTAGGTCCGACTCCGGTGAATTGGCTCGCTCTTTGGAAGGCGAGGATGATACCCCAGGCGCGGATTCGATATGCAAATCGAAGAACCGTCCTAGCGTCACGCGAATCGATAAAGCCGCGCCAAAACAGCCACGCCGCCGCATGCGAAAGAACGTCAGCACCGGCAAAAATGA
This Beijerinckiaceae bacterium RH AL1 DNA region includes the following protein-coding sequences:
- a CDS encoding hypothetical protein (ID:RHAL1_04079;~conserved protein of unknown function;~source:Prodigal:2.6) codes for the protein MPTITLSATPKGNGYQATVTLPDGVSISSAETYPSIAEAMTAAAKKLLDMPARLEALDRTEPPVAS
- a CDS encoding Acetyltransferase (GNAT) domain-containing protein (ID:RHAL1_04078;~source:Prodigal:2.6), which produces MVLSAPEPLTAAHDVSEFDCGKPTLDHWLKTRALSNQEKGFTAVLVVHQANRVVGYYGLAPTAVVPSALPRAIRTGQPPDPVPCLLLGQLATDIAWVGRGVGTGLVKHALERCVTAAGLVGGRALMVNAVDEEAAAFWQRRGFTPSRDDRLILFRSIAAIAASLEQARS